Proteins encoded in a region of the Rothia mucilaginosa genome:
- a CDS encoding RluA family pseudouridine synthase, protein MSETTNAAEDTARIRAEFTVEGALAGMRLDAALAGALDAPRTRTSGWIRDGHVTVTNNGKTVKIGKSYKLSAGDEVVVDAPAPRDLADIRPEKVDGFRIVHLDEDIVVVDKPAGVAAHPSPGWHGPTVISALMGEGISVATSGAAERQGIVHRLDVGTSGLMVVARSERAYTELKRAFKERTVDKVYHTLVQGLPDPLRGTIDAPIGRHPGDEWKFAVVEDGRNSITHYDVLEAFGPASLVEVHLETGRTHQIRVHFSALRHPCCGDLTYGADPRFSAELGLTRQWLHAHRLGFDHPGTGERVTFTSEYPLDLSYALTALREGKVQLG, encoded by the coding sequence ATGAGCGAAACCACCAACGCCGCCGAAGATACGGCACGCATCCGCGCCGAATTCACCGTTGAAGGCGCGCTCGCCGGTATGCGCCTGGACGCCGCGCTCGCCGGTGCCCTCGACGCGCCGCGCACCCGCACCTCCGGGTGGATTCGTGACGGCCACGTGACCGTGACCAACAACGGCAAGACCGTAAAAATTGGCAAGTCCTACAAGCTGTCCGCAGGGGACGAGGTCGTCGTGGACGCACCCGCACCGCGCGATCTGGCGGACATCCGCCCCGAAAAGGTGGACGGCTTCCGCATCGTGCACCTGGACGAGGACATCGTTGTGGTGGACAAGCCCGCAGGCGTGGCGGCACACCCCTCACCCGGCTGGCACGGCCCCACCGTCATCTCCGCGCTCATGGGCGAGGGCATTTCGGTTGCTACCTCCGGCGCGGCAGAACGCCAGGGCATTGTGCACCGCCTGGACGTGGGCACCAGCGGCCTGATGGTCGTAGCCCGTAGCGAACGCGCCTACACCGAACTCAAGCGAGCCTTCAAGGAACGCACCGTGGACAAGGTCTACCACACCCTCGTGCAGGGCCTGCCCGACCCGCTGCGCGGCACCATTGACGCACCCATCGGCCGCCACCCCGGCGACGAATGGAAGTTCGCCGTGGTTGAAGACGGACGCAACTCCATCACCCACTACGACGTGCTCGAAGCCTTCGGTCCCGCATCCCTGGTAGAGGTGCACCTAGAAACCGGGCGCACCCACCAGATTCGTGTGCACTTCTCCGCGCTGCGCCACCCCTGCTGCGGCGACCTGACCTACGGCGCCGACCCGCGCTTTAGCGCCGAACTGGGTCTGACCCGACAGTGGCTGCACGCGCACCGCCTGGGCTTCGACCACCCCGGCACCGGTGAGCGCGTGACCTTCACCAGCGAATACCCGCTCGACCTGTCCTACGCGCTGACTGCTCTGCGCGAGGGTAAGGTTCAGCTCGGCTAG
- the lspA gene encoding signal peptidase II, which produces MTNTPKTAESSVAQASDNAAENTTEEATGHRVRILSARSAGILALVLAAVVFAIDQGTKYLVVTQMQLGERITVIDGLLWWYSIRNSGAAFSMGENVTWVFTLVMAAAAAVVLYLLRRTRALSWTLALGGLLGGICGNLFDRLFREPGFGSGHVVDFISVPNFAIFNIADSAICVCMAFIVLLNFKGLNLNGTRVQADDKNAAGKSTK; this is translated from the coding sequence ATGACCAACACCCCCAAGACTGCTGAATCCTCAGTCGCACAGGCTAGCGATAACGCTGCCGAAAACACCACCGAAGAAGCTACTGGACACCGCGTGCGCATCCTTTCGGCTCGCTCCGCCGGCATCCTCGCGCTCGTGCTCGCCGCCGTCGTATTCGCTATCGACCAGGGCACCAAATACCTGGTCGTCACCCAGATGCAGTTGGGGGAGCGCATCACCGTCATTGACGGACTGCTGTGGTGGTACTCGATCCGTAACTCCGGCGCCGCATTCAGCATGGGTGAGAACGTCACCTGGGTCTTCACCCTCGTCATGGCCGCCGCCGCCGCCGTGGTGCTCTACCTGCTGCGCCGCACCCGCGCCCTGTCCTGGACCCTCGCGCTGGGCGGTCTGCTTGGCGGTATCTGCGGCAACCTTTTCGACCGTCTCTTCCGTGAGCCCGGCTTCGGCTCCGGTCACGTGGTTGATTTTATTTCCGTGCCGAACTTCGCGATTTTCAATATTGCAGACTCCGCAATCTGCGTGTGCATGGCGTTCATCGTGCTGCTGAACTTCAAGGGCCTGAACCTCAACGGAACCCGTGTGCAGGCTGACGACAAGAATGCGGCAGGGAAGAGCACCAAGTAG